In Chaetodon trifascialis isolate fChaTrf1 chromosome 23, fChaTrf1.hap1, whole genome shotgun sequence, the following proteins share a genomic window:
- the per1b gene encoding period circadian protein homolog 1b: MSYDNPKSMPSSSTRGRVARADEKDNEQEAESEGLNSPKTGSGQPGADVANQEQGGGSGGGSSPSGGSGSGSSSGHRRGPNLDDMDGLSSGNDSGERESEGGMERAGGSRGRQSTRSSHSSSNGKDSGMMLETTESNKSSNSQSLSPPGGSLAYSLLSTSSEHDPPSTSGCSSDQSARVQTQKELMKAIKELKLRLPSERKGKSHSSTLNALKYALQCVKQVRANKEYYHQWSVEECHGCSLDLSAFTIEELDNITSEYTLKNTDTFSIAVSFLSGKVVYVSPQGSSLLRCKPDGLQGTVFSELLAPQDVSTFYSGTAPCRLPPWASCIGSASPPVDCTQEKSMFCRISADRTQGGELRYYPFRLTPYQLTIRDSDAAEPQPCCLLITEKVHSGYEAPRIPPDKRIFTTSHTPSCLFQEVDERAVPLLGYLPQDLVGTPTLLYIHPEDRPMMVAIHEKIFQFAGQPFEYSPLRMCARSGEYLTIDTSWSSFVNPWSRKVAFIVGRHKVRTSPLNEDVFMTPQGYESRVTTPDVVQLSEQIHRILVQPVHSGSSQGYSSLGSSGSRESRRSHQQHLSASAASSSDSNGPAMEEAANAIALHKPMTFQQICKDVHMVKTNGQQVFIESRNRPPPRKNTSTGPIGVKHVRSDPVRGLIADLTKPPKALVPAPLVQKEAPTGYSYQQINCLDSIIRYLDSCNIPNTVKRKCGSSSCTSTSDDDKQQEASGNNKGGSVSLVGEPPSLPPLTMAAKAESVASVTSQCSFSSTIVHVGDKKPPESDIVMEEAPTTPTLAPPTPTSTRPASGPTPPVNAAVTPLPPPPPQATQPERDSRRSGSVGGGGGGRMGLTKEVLSAHTQQEEQAFLDRFKDLSKLRVFDQTASSTLRCHIPAANPLSRGVRCSRDYPAAGSSTGHRRGRGGKRLKHQESSDQHSSLGLNGSCRDPRTSTVPMPLNMPLGPPTNSSSWPSVGSQASIPAAPFAPGMLPIYPVYPPLTQPFPQPVPDPSRFPATQMVPPMMALVLPNYMFPQMGAPIPQPATTPGHFYNPNFTYPSATPAAVPTVVSNPVPIPATCAPSRSSTPQSYSQTPADREGAESPLFQSRCSSPLNLLQLEESPSNRLEVATALAASQQATPSVQGGAAGGQTSANQGSSDDASKENENGETNESNQDAMSTSSDLLDMLLQEDSRSGTGSAASGSGSSGTRSSGSGSGSNGCSSSGTSGTSSSQGSHTSKYFGSIDSSENDHSRKQPAGGSSSAGGDGGEEQFIKCVLQDPIWLLMANTDDKVMMTYQLPVRDIETVLREDREALRSMQKHQPRFTEDHKKELSQVHPWVRTGRLPRAINISGCTGCKSPPFVPPAAPFDVEIHEMELCSVLKAQEEDVSVGKKSLFETAMDEAHLEDEDEEDEGEEKGTTTQDGHQDMPAEEQRAASEEAVTEKSPMTQ, from the exons ATGAGTTATGACAACCCTAAATCAAtgcccagcagcagcactcgGGGACGAGTGGCAAGGGCCGACGAGAAAGACAATGAGCAGGAAGCAGAGTCAGAAGGGTTAAACTCTCCGAAGACCGGCAGCGGTCAGCCCGGTGCTGATGTCGCCAATCAGGAGCAGGGAGGTGGATCTGGAGGCGGCTCGTCTCCCAGTGGAGGTTCAGGATCCGGAAGTTCGTCCGGGCACCGAAGGGGGCCCAACTTGGACGATATGGACGGACTCTCGAGCGGGAACGACTCCGGCGAGAGGGAAAGCGAGGGCGGGATGGAGAGGGCGGGCGGGTCGCGTGGGCGCCAGTCCACACGCAGCTCCCACAGCTCGTCCAACGGCAAGGACTCGGGCATGATGCTGGAAACCACGGAGAGCAACAAGAG CTCCAACTCCCAGAGTCTCTCCCCTCCCGGCGGCTCCCTGGCCTACAGCCTGCTGTCGACCAGCTCGGAGCACgaccccccctccacctccgGCTGCAGCAGCGACCAGTCGGCGAGGGTCCAGACCCAGAAAGAGCTCATGAAGGCCATCAAGGAGCTGAAGCTCCGCCTGCCTAGCGAGCGCAAGGGCAAGAGCCACTCCAGCACCCTGAACGCGCTCAAATACGCGCTTCAGTGCGTGAAACAAGTCCGAG CCAACAAGGAGTACTACCATCAGTGGAGTGTAGAGGAGTGTCACGGCTGCAGTCTGGACTTGTCTGCCTTCACGATCGAGGAGCTCGACAACATCACCTCAGAATACACCCTCAAAAACACT GACACTTTCTCCATCGCCGTGTCGTTCTTGTCGGGGAAGGTGGTGTACGTGTCACCCCAGGGCTCGTCCCTGCTGCGCTGCAAGCCCGATGGTCTTCAGGGGACGGTGTTTTCCGAGCTTTTGGCCCCGCAGGATGTCAGCACTTTCTACAGCGGCACGGCCCCCTGTCGCCTGCCACCCTGGGCCTCCTGCATCGGGTCTG CGTCTCCTCCAGTCGACTGCACGCAGGAGAAGTCCATGTTCTGTCGCATCAGTGCCGACCGGACGCAGGGCGGCGAGTTGCGCTACTACCCCTTTCGCCTCACTCCTTACCAGCTCACCATCAGAGACTCGGATGCCGCTGAGCCACAGCCCTGCTGCTTGCTCATCACTGAGAAGGTCCACTCCGGATATGAGG CTCCTCGTATCCCTCCAGACAAGAGGATCTTCACCACCAGTCACACTCCCAGCTGCCTCTTCCAGGAGGTTGATGAGAG GGCAGTGCCATTGTTGGGCTACCTGCCTCAGGACTTGGTGGGAACCCCCACCCTGCTCTACATCCACCCTGAAGACAGGCCCATGATGGTGGCTATACATGAGAAGA TCTTTCAGTTTGCAGGGCAGCCGTTTGAGTATTCCCCCTTGAGGATGTGCGCCCGCAGCGGGGAATATCTGACCATCGACACCAGCTGGTCTTCCTTTGTCAACCCCTGGAGCCGGAAGGTGGCGTTCATCGTAGGGCGCCACAAAGTCAGAAC GAGCCCTCTGAACGAAGACGTCTTCATGACGCCACAGGGCTACGAGAGTCGGGTCACCACGCCCGACGTCGTCCAGCTGAGCGAGCAGATCCACCGGATCCTGGTGCAGCCGGTGCACAGCGGCAGCTCTCAGGGCTACAGCTCGCTCGGCTCCAGCGGCTCGCGGGAGTCCCGCCGTTCGCACCAACAGCACCTCAGTGCCTCCGCCGCTTCATCCAGCGACAGCAACGGCCCCGCCATGGAGGAGGCGGCCAACGCGATCGCTTTGCACAAACCG atgacGTTCCAGCAGATCTGCAAAGACGTTCACATGGTCAAGACTAATGGACAGCAGGTGTTTATCGAGTCCCGGAACCGCCCACCGCCCAGGAAGAACACCAGCACAG GCCCAATAGGTGTCAAACACGTCAGGAGTGACCCAGTCAGAGGTTTGATAGCTGACCTGACAAAACCACCCAAAGCTTTGGTCCCTGCACCGCTTGTGCAGAAGGAGGCCCCGACTGGATACTCCTACCAGCAGATCAACTGTCTGGACAGCAtcataag GTACTTGGACAGCTGTAACATTCCCAACACGGTGAAAAGGAAGTGcggctcctcctcctgcacctccacGTCTGATGACGACAAACAGCAGGAGGCCAGCGGCAACAACAAAG GTGGTTCAGTTAGCCTCGTAGGTGAACCACCTTCTCTGCCCCCCCTGACCATGGCCGCAAAGGCAGAGAGTGTCGCCTCAGTCACGTCCcagtgcagcttcagcagcaccATCGTGCATGTGGGAGACAAGAAGCCCCCTGAGTCAG ACATCGTCATGGAAGAGGCTCCTACAACTCCCACCCTTGCTCCTCCTACACCTACCTCGACTCGTCCCGCCAGCGGCCCGACACCACCCGTTAACGCAGCCGTcacccctcttcctccccctccccctcaaGCCACTCAGCCGGAGAGGGACAGCCGGAGAAGTGGAAGTgtaggaggaggtggagggggcagGATGGGTCTGACGAAGGAGGTGCTATCCGCCCACAcccagcaggaggagcaggcaTTCCTTGACCGCTTCAAGGACCTCAGCAAGCTGCGTGTTTTCGATCAGACGGCGTCTTCGACTCTGCGCTGCCATATCCCAGCTGCCAACCCTCTGTCACGAG GAGTGCGTTGTTCTCGAGACTACCCAGCCGCAGGAAGCAGCACCGGTCACAGACGTGGTCGGGGTGGTAAGAGACTCAAGCACCAGGAGTCATCTGACCAGCACAGCTCTCTGGGCCTGAACGGGAGTTGCCGTGACCCCAGAACAAGCACAGTTCCCATGCCCCTCAACATGCCTCTCGGACCCCCAACAAACTCCTCCTCCTGGCCGTCCGTAGGCTCCCAGGCCAGCATTCCTGCCGCCCCTTTCGCTCCCGGTATGCTTCCGATCTACCCCGTTTACCCACCACTCACACAGCCCTTCCCCCAGCCGGTCCCAGATCCATCACGTTTCCCCGCTACCCAGATGGTGCCTCCCATGATGGCCCTCGTTCTGCCCAACTACATGTTCCCCCAGATGGGAGCACCCATCCCGCAGCCAGCCACCACCCCTGGACACTTCTACAACCCTAACTTCACGTACCCCAGCGCCACCCCAGCTGCTGTCCCCACTGTCGTCTCCAACCCTGTACCCATTCCAGCCACCTGCGCCCCATCTCGGAGCAGCACCCCACAGTCCTACAGTCAGACCCCCGCTGACCGTGAGGGCGCAGAGTCCCCCCTCTTCCAGTCCCgatgctcctctcctctcaacCTGTTGCAGCTGGAGGAATCGCCAAGCAACCGCTTAGAGGTCGCCACGGCCCTGGCAGCATCACAGCAAGCCACGCCTTCTGTGCAGGGCGGCGCCGCCGGGGGACAGACCTCAGCCAATCAGGGGAGCTCCGATGATGCCTCCAAGGAGAATGAGAAT GGTGAAACTAATGAGTCCAACCAAGATGCCATGTCCACTTCCAGCGATCTGCTGGATATGTTGCTGCAGGAGGACTCCCGCTCAGGCACTGGCTCAGCTGCCTCTGGTTCAGGGTCCTCAGGGACGAGGTCCTCTGGTTCAGGCTCTGGCTCCAAcggctgcagctcctctggcaCCAGCGGCACCA GCAGCAGCCAGGGCAGCCACACTAGCAAGTACTTCGGCAGCATCGACTCATCAGAGAACGACCATTCCCGCAaacagccagcagggggcagcagtaGTGCTGGAGGGGACGGTGGCGAGGAGCAGTTCATCAAGTGTGTCCTGCAGGACCCCATCTGGCTGCTGATGGCCAACACTGACGACAAGGTCATGATGACCTATCAGCTGCCTGTCAG GGACATAGAGACGGTGCTGCGAGAGGACCGCGAGGCCTTGAGGAGCATGCAGAAACACCAGCCACGCTTCACCGAGGACCacaagaaggagctgagccagGTGCACCCCTGGGTCCGCACAGGACGCCTGCCCCGAGCCATCAACATCTCT GGCTGCACGGGCTGCAAGTCTCCCCCCTTTGTGCCTCCCGCCGCCCCGTTCGACGTGGAGATCCACGAGATGGAGCTGTGCAGCGTGCTGAAAGCTCAGGAGGAGGACGTCAGCGTGGGGAAGAAGAGCCTTTTCGAGACAGCCATGGACGAAGCTCACCTAGAGGACGAGGACGAAGAGgacgagggagaggagaaaggcaCTACAACACAAGACGGCCACCAAGACATGCcggcagaggagcagagagcggCCTCAGAAGAAGCTGTGACAGAAAAGTCTCCCATGACTCAGTAA